The window TCAATTATTCAATTTTCATTCCAATCCAacgattcaattttaatttttggaacgCTGATCTTACCACCAAGCAAGGTGTGggaacttttttgttttgttttgggggtGCTAATGGCATCTCCTTTTACAATTCTATTTTTCAGATTCCATAACGATGATCACGGTATCaatattttttggttaattAGCAGTAATAGacagggtgtcaaaaccaaatcgaaaccatttaccaaaatcgaatcaaacaatttaaattgaaatcagtagaccgtttagttaaatgatccgattatgatttaaaaaatgataCTGTTTATTTAATCGGTTCGATTCGGTTCTGATCGATTAATTTAACGGTCTGAAAGACTGAAACCatgtaatccaattaaaaccaattataaccaaactgtctaattatttaaaaacttaacagtttttttttatataaattaaaagtcaaaacctagcaagtagcaactGCTGAGCACTCACGTTTCTTTATTAATGAtatcctcttttccaaaaaaaaaaactaataacttaataaataataaataataactaGTAATAGTAAATAAAGTAGTAAATATGTATAGAACCATCTAATCGAAATCGTGTAAAATCGTaaaaaaccatttaaccgaaaccgtttatcAAACAGTCCAAGTTTTAATTATGAGACCGATTAATTTTAAACGGTCTCGTTACGACTTCAaccctcaagcagtcaaaatcaaactgaatcgaaccgaaccatttaactaaaaccaaaccgtttaaccgaAAGGAACTCGAAGAGATCATTTTCCGTAGTAGTAGTGTCCCtgagttttttttgttcttttaatagACATAATGAAGCTAGGTCACCTGGTTGGAAAAACCGATCCCGATACCGAGACAGACACGGCCTAAGATGAGCATCCCCACATCCGTGGCGCTGGAAATGAGTGCGACGCCAATCAGGAAGATGGAACCACCGAGCACCAACGTGGCCTTGCGTCCCTTGTAAGCGCTGAAGCGCCCGGCAAATAGGGACGACAACATGGCGGCAAAGTAAAGGGAGGAAGTGAACAATGTCAACGCATGGCTATCGAACAAGCAGTAGGTGTCTACCTCCATCGAAGCCATCTTCTTCAACACTTGCGGAAAGAACTTCTCCAGGAACGGTTCCATGGTACTCACACCTCctgtaatatatatatttatatttataaaccATACAAGAAATGCCTATTTGTAAATAAATTGCAGAATCGGAATTATTAAGAATTTACGAACGAACGAACCTGAAACGCCAATGTCGTAGCCGAAGAGCATACCAGCAGAGGCTGCAACTATGCTAATTATGATCATCGACACTGTTACATTCCTTGTACCGGCGGTGACATTGCCTTCCATTTTCTTTCCGGCAAGCAttcttcaatctctctctctctctcaggcaAAGGGAGCTATTCAAAACAATATTACGGTGGCTGAAGAAGATCAATGTAATGGAAGTCCAAGCTAACGTTTTGGAAGTAAAACCGCATGGGAATGAATTAATGATGTGAGGGTTAGTCGGATTACATGTTCTAAATATATAAGTAAAGGGTTTACCAGAAATGAATGAATCCGGTTATCCggtagaaaaaacaaaaagacgataaaatagtaaatctagaTGATAATAAGTCAACAAAACTATGTGAGACTACTGTCGGTCTGTCTAAGATGGAAGAAGCCGTTGTGATCAAGACTGTCGGTCGGTCTAGACGCGAAGAACCCGTTGTCTTACTTGCCAGCCATGAATTTTGACCAGTGTATGAACCGTATGAACTGAACCCAGTTCGTTGCGTGGGTATAGTGGAAGAGATTTATTGGAAGATATGAAACACCACCTCCCACCcaaaagtagggatgtaaatggataatcgaaaattctAATCCGATCTGCATCCATATTCGTTTCGGtatatccttttttatttagagatatttgggggaaaaaattaagtaaataatgatcttgagggttttttgaagattcaataggttctagaatataaggaaaagagaatcatgatcgaAGAGatatatggattgagagtgaattgtatccgctagggggaggaaggtccgggttacataagatgtaaacggatggtcaaaaatccgaatttgatccgcatcCAAATCCGTTTAGATGTATCAGTATTCGGCCAAAGAATAtctggatccgatcacatccgatgtGTATCCGACCCAAatctgatccatttacatccctacccaaAAGTGGGTCGCACGAGATCAGATCCCCACTCCCCCCGTGAGGATCCATCGTTTATGGAGTGTGGGTCCCACTCGTTAGACATGGATcctacacccccccccccatggaTGATGATGGATCCATCAAAAGTACAGGACAATTCTTGTTATTTAGTTGGTCTTGATATTGGAGGATCTAAAAAGATTCTACTAATGTATCatt is drawn from Telopea speciosissima isolate NSW1024214 ecotype Mountain lineage chromosome 1, Tspe_v1, whole genome shotgun sequence and contains these coding sequences:
- the LOC122648244 gene encoding sugar transport protein 5-like produces the protein MLAGKKMEGNVTAGTRNVTVSMIIISIVAASAGMLFGYDIGVSGGVSTMEPFLEKFFPQVLKKMASMEVDTYCLFDSHALTLFTSSLYFAAMLSSLFAGRFSAYKGRKATLVLGGSIFLIGVALISSATDVGMLILGRVCLGIGIGFSNQVT